A single genomic interval of Spirosoma taeanense harbors:
- a CDS encoding DUF4332 domain-containing protein, with protein MSITLGELRGITDPVLKALKGHGLNDSEALLEAARTPQNRKALADATGVSTQVILELANRADLARIKGIGRVYSDLMEEAGVDTVKELAQRSATNLHAKLIEINSVRQFTQRPPSVEQITDFVEQAKALPGALEY; from the coding sequence ATGAGCATTACGTTAGGAGAACTACGGGGAATTACTGACCCGGTTCTGAAAGCGCTGAAAGGGCATGGATTAAATGACAGTGAAGCTTTGCTGGAAGCCGCCAGGACCCCCCAGAACCGAAAAGCGCTGGCCGATGCCACCGGTGTATCAACACAGGTGATTCTGGAACTCGCAAACCGCGCCGATCTGGCCCGAATTAAAGGCATTGGTCGGGTTTATAGTGATTTAATGGAAGAAGCAGGCGTGGATACAGTAAAGGAGCTGGCTCAACGGTCGGCCACAAATCTGCACGCAAAGCTGATTGAGATCAACAGCGTCCGGCAGTTTACCCAACGTCCGCCGTCCGTAGAACAGATTACTGATTTTGTGGAGCAGGCAAAGGCCCTGCCGGGTGCATTGGAGTATTGA